Proteins found in one Oncorhynchus kisutch isolate 150728-3 unplaced genomic scaffold, Okis_V2 scaffold3736, whole genome shotgun sequence genomic segment:
- the LOC109886362 gene encoding leucine-rich repeat-containing protein 36-like: MGLQGEGTDLEGEGKDMDLQGVVKDLQGEAQPTNIEKHNNFSTSNTAHNCGSDFQPLPSPPRSSLPSPPRSSLRSGRSPTHSRDRGRVTFAQDCSSDNTTSDVLTPDPQNLQPNLQPNLQPNLQPNLQPNLQPNLQPNLQLNLQPNLQPNLQPNLQPNLQPNLQPYDAQLGRGQAPWTPPLGTDPEPQDPVQAPKAWAPECSHAHWPSLSSSLTPVLQPLAPPPRDTDLESRTSRLLRLPSDLYVATHRLDDSTVLRRFPEGASRCQSPAPRSVSVDRLLDHQSPRLQQASRIQHGGSPQRQSMEQGCLAALTPPGPVDYTGQTAGSCLYSPSGQSSRRGFSDYLSVPRTPSPQPGVAELSSSLRGLLNLVDQHWAGTRSLHLNPSFLGQAYDLLSALGSPPATSCLTETEEKREGQNRGGQEQSESHVDVTPQCSEVALLKRKLSFTQQQLESLKKRLVEALKENYNLRLTSLKQDSSTTAETNCGRHWDRCLQRQVLALREQETHLRQLEQTIVLLQGKHRSLVSNNNSLLGHLNEHITEQTNLMSSTLNINSSL; this comes from the exons atgggcctacagggagagggtacgGACCtagagggagagggtaaggacatggacCTACAGGGAGTGgttaaggacctacagggagagg CCCAACCAACTAATATAGAGAAACATAACAACTTTTCTACATCTAACACTGCTCATAACTGTGGTTCAGATTTCCAGCCCCTAccctctccccctcgctcctctctgccctctccccctcgctcctCTCTGCGCTCCGGCCGCTCTCCAACCCACTCCAGAGACCGAGGCCGGGTGACCTTCGCTCAGGACTGTTCCAGTGACAACACCACCTCTGATGTGTTAACACCTGACCCGCAGAACctccagcccaacctccagcctaacctccagcccaacctccagcccaacctccagcccaacctccagcCTAACCTCCAGCCCAACCTTCAGCTCAACCTCCAGCCTAACCTCCAGCCTAACctccagcccaacctccagcccaacctccagcccaacctccagcCGTATGATGCCCAACTGGGCAGGGGACAGGCACCATGGACCCCTCCATTGGGGACAGACCCAGAGCCACAAGACCCAGTACAGGCCCCGAAAGCCTGGGCCCCTGAGTGCAGCCATGCCCATtggccctccctctcctccagcttGACTCCAGTACTCCAGCCCCTGGCTCCACCTCCCAGAGATACAGACTTGGAGTCCCGGACCAGCAGACTGCTGAGGCTCCCCTCAG ACCTGTATGTAGCCACTCACCGATTAGACGACTCCACTGTCCTCCGGCGGTTCCCTGAAGGGGCCAGTCGGTGCCAGAGTCCAGCCCCACGGAGTGTCTCTGTGGACAGGCTGCTGGATCACCAGAGCCCCAGGCTTCAGCAGGCCTCCAGGATACAACATGGAGGATCTCCCCAGAGACAGAGCATGGAGCAGGGCTGTCTGGCTGCTCTTACTCCCCCTGGTCCGGTAGACTACACTGGGCAGACTGCCGGGTcctgtctctactctccctctggtCAG AGCTCCAGACGAGGGTTTAGTGACTACCTCTCTGTACCCAGGACTCCATCACCTCAGCCTGGGGTGGCAGAGCTCTCCTCCTCCCTGAGAGGACTCCTGAACCTGGTGGATCAGCACTGGGCTGGCACACGCTCCCTACACCTCAACCCCAGCTTCCTGG GTCAGGCCTACGACCTGCTCTCTGCCCTGGGATCACCTCCTGCTACTTCCTGTCTGACAGAGAcagaagaaaagagagaaggacagaacagaggaggacaAGAACAGAGTGAGAGTCATGTTGATGTGACTCCACAGTGCAGTGAGGTAGCTCTCCTGAAGAGGAAGCTGTCCTTCACAcaacagcagctg GAATCCCTGAAGAAAAGGCTTGTCGAGGCACTGAAAGAAAACTACAACTTGAGACTAACCAGCCTGAAGCAGGACTCCTCAACCACTGCAGAGACCAACT gtggCAGGCATTGGGACAGGTGTCTACAGAGACAGGTGCTAGCTCTGAGAGAGCAGGAGACACACCTGAGACAGCTGGAGCAGACCATTGTGCTTCTACAGGGCAAGCACag GTCTTTGGTGTCCAATAATAACTCTCTGTTGGGACATCTAAATGAACACATAACAGAACAAACTAATCTAATGAGTTCAACATTGAACATCAATTCAAGCCTTTGA